The Argonema galeatum A003/A1 genome contains a region encoding:
- the era gene encoding GTPase Era yields MSEQEDNLDLERADAFSIPVAPAGYKSGFIGIIGRPNVGKSTLMNQLVGQKVAIVSPVAQTTRNRLRGILTTPEAQLIFVDTPGIHKPHHQLGKVLVKNAQIAIQSVDVLLFVVDGSVEAGGGDRYIVDLLTHSQMPIVLGLNKIDQQSSFYRQIEDTYANLAGPHNWPIVKFSALNGDGLEALQKFLIDRLEPGPYYYPPDLVTDQPERFIMAELIREQILLLTREEIPHSVAVTIEKVEETPTITRVFAAINVERDSQKGIVIGKGGIMLKTIGSAAREQMQKLIDGKVYLELFVRVEPKWRQSRSRLAEFGYRVEE; encoded by the coding sequence ATGAGCGAGCAAGAAGATAATTTAGATTTAGAAAGGGCAGACGCATTCAGTATCCCGGTTGCACCGGCGGGATACAAGTCAGGCTTTATTGGTATCATCGGACGCCCCAATGTGGGGAAGTCCACTCTGATGAATCAGTTGGTGGGGCAAAAAGTTGCGATCGTATCGCCGGTAGCCCAGACGACGCGCAATCGTCTGCGGGGCATTTTAACTACGCCAGAGGCGCAGCTGATTTTTGTGGATACGCCGGGAATTCACAAGCCTCACCACCAGTTGGGGAAAGTGTTGGTGAAAAATGCCCAAATTGCGATTCAGTCGGTGGATGTGCTGCTGTTTGTGGTGGATGGTTCGGTGGAAGCTGGTGGTGGCGATCGCTACATCGTCGATCTTTTAACCCACAGCCAAATGCCGATCGTCTTGGGATTGAACAAAATAGACCAACAATCTTCTTTTTACCGCCAGATTGAGGATACTTATGCCAATCTGGCTGGGCCGCACAATTGGCCGATCGTAAAATTTTCGGCCCTCAACGGCGATGGTTTGGAGGCGCTTCAGAAATTTTTAATCGATCGCTTAGAACCTGGGCCATATTATTATCCCCCCGATCTGGTAACCGACCAACCAGAACGCTTTATTATGGCAGAACTGATTCGCGAACAAATTTTGCTTTTAACTCGCGAAGAAATTCCTCACTCCGTAGCTGTCACGATCGAGAAAGTAGAGGAAACACCCACAATTACTCGCGTTTTCGCCGCCATCAATGTCGAACGCGACTCCCAAAAGGGTATTGTGATCGGCAAAGGCGGAATCATGCTCAAAACTATTGGCAGCGCAGCTCGCGAACAAATGCAAAAATTAATTGATGGCAAAGTATATCTAGAGTTGTTCGTAAGAGTGGAGCCAAAATGGCGGCAATCTCGCAGTCGGTTGGCAGAATTTGGCTATCGTGTCGAGGAATGA